From a single Stackebrandtia endophytica genomic region:
- a CDS encoding GNAT family N-acetyltransferase, whose amino-acid sequence MLRISTFDPTTAADGDLVPFHEIAVAMCRVDRPNDSLPSFDTVVAGLRTPYSGHRWVDYRIAEVDGRLCGWVTVSLPYPNNQDMAVLNVRVHPDHRRRGIGTRLLKAAMETVDRPIVADSGMRKDGPGHAWGLSLGLDTAQVMAIQTRRLNDTDRTAPTSVPEGYRITGWGGGTPEALLESYARARNALNDAPSGRSRQEHRQWTPDRIREVEELARDRNVEQLVTVALKSGTDEVVASTIVELHPGRNIGFVTSTAVTAAHRGRALGRAVKMELHRRLATERRDITKVHTSVNSDNGYMLHVNRQLGYQTVSTIVTFEGETAALSRRLGLN is encoded by the coding sequence GTGTTGCGAATCAGTACATTCGATCCCACGACCGCAGCCGACGGCGACCTGGTCCCGTTCCACGAGATCGCGGTGGCGATGTGTCGGGTGGACCGTCCCAACGACTCGTTGCCCTCCTTCGACACCGTCGTCGCCGGATTGCGGACACCCTATTCGGGCCACCGCTGGGTGGACTACCGGATCGCGGAGGTCGACGGTCGTCTGTGTGGCTGGGTGACGGTGTCACTGCCGTATCCCAACAACCAGGACATGGCGGTGCTGAACGTGCGGGTCCATCCGGACCATCGCCGACGGGGGATCGGTACCCGACTGTTGAAGGCGGCCATGGAAACCGTCGACCGGCCGATCGTCGCCGACAGCGGTATGAGAAAGGACGGCCCCGGTCACGCCTGGGGGTTGAGCCTCGGCCTCGATACGGCCCAGGTGATGGCGATTCAAACCCGCCGACTGAACGACACCGACCGGACTGCGCCGACCTCGGTACCGGAGGGTTATCGGATCACCGGGTGGGGCGGCGGGACGCCCGAGGCACTCCTGGAGTCCTATGCGCGAGCGCGCAACGCGCTCAACGACGCCCCCTCGGGACGATCACGTCAAGAGCATCGACAGTGGACGCCCGATCGGATTCGCGAGGTGGAGGAACTCGCACGCGACCGAAACGTCGAACAGCTGGTTACGGTTGCTCTCAAGTCCGGCACCGACGAGGTGGTGGCCTCGACCATAGTGGAACTGCACCCCGGTCGAAACATCGGATTCGTCACCTCGACAGCGGTGACCGCGGCTCACCGCGGCCGTGCGCTGGGACGAGCGGTCAAAATGGAGCTGCACCGTCGACTGGCCACCGAACGTCGGGACATCACGAAGGTCCACACCTCGGTCAACAGCGACAACGGCTACATGCTGCACGTCAACCGACAGCTGGGCTATCAGACCGTCAGCACCATCGTGACCTTCGAAGGTGAGACCGCTGCGCTGTCCCGGCGACTCGGCCTGAACTGA